In a genomic window of Gossypium arboreum isolate Shixiya-1 chromosome 7, ASM2569848v2, whole genome shotgun sequence:
- the LOC108481287 gene encoding F-box/kelch-repeat protein At3g27150-like — MAADSFLMPPCRKIRICKAKREPNLNHSDSSSGVEPQDADYPYVPQLCDELENLILARFPRSEYWKLYLLNKHFLQILKSGELFKIRRQIGFKESSIFMSASGCNSWWAFDRLFKCCRKLPELPSRDVCFIGGDKESLCAGSHLIVSGREITDGNVVWRFELETSKWIKGPFMIDPRCLFASATCGTFGFVAGGIGMGLIGTNVLNSAEKYNPETKSWESLPCMHKQRKLCSGCFMDNKFYVIGGKDENNNELTCGEAYNQDKNTWELIPDMLKDDDNQVATQQSPPLLAVVNNELYSLKTSSNELRVYIKNSNTWKKLGAVPVRADLHKGWGVAFKSLGNELLVIGFSSSISSGNDNGKGMTIYTCKPEPESKELQWRCIEGYKDRLNFFLLNCCVMVA, encoded by the coding sequence ATGGCTGCGGATAGCTTTCTTATGCCCCCATGCCGAAAGATTCGGATTTGCAAAGCGAAAAGAGAACCGAATCTGAACCATAGTGATTCTTCCTCAGGTGTAGAACCTCAGGATGCAGATTACCCTTACGTTCCTCAGCTCTGTGATGAGTTAGAGAATTTGATTTTGGCTCGATTTCCTCGATCGGAATATTGGAAACTTTACTTATTAAACAAGCATTTCTTACAGATTTTAAAGAGTGGAGAGTTATTTAAGATTAGGAGGCAAATTGGGTTTAAAGAATCATCTATATTCATGTCAGCTAGTGGGTGCAATTCTTGGTGGGCATTTGATAGGCTATTCAAGTGTTGCAGGAAGCTCCCAGAGTTGCCATCTAGAGATGTGTGTTTTATTGGTGGAGATAAAGAGTCACTTTGTGCTGGGAGTCATTTGATTGTCTCCGGCAGGGAGATCACTGATGGCAATGTTGTGTGGAGATTTGAACTTGAAACCAGTAAATGGATCAAAGGGCCTTTCATGATCGACCCTCGATGTTTGTTCGCATCAGCCACTTGTGGTACCTTTGGTTTTGTAGCTGGTGGGATTGGGATGGGGTTAATAGGGACCAATGTGTTGAACTCGGCTGAGAAATATAATCCTGAGACAAAGTCATGGGAGAGTCTCCCATGTATGCATAAGCAGAGGAAGCTTTGCTCAGGTTGTTTCATGGACAACAAGTTTTACGTAATCGGAGGGAAAGATGAAAATAACAATGAACTCACTTGTGGGGAAGCTTATAATCAGGATAAAAACACATGGGAACTGATACCAGACATGTTGAAAGACGATGATAATCAGGTTGCAACACAGCAATCTCCGCCCCTTCTTGCGGTTGTGAACAACGAGCTTTACTCTCTCAAAACATCTTCAAATGAGTTGAGGGTTTACATTAAGAACAGCAACACATGGAAGAAATTGGGAGCAGTACCGGTTAGAGCTGATCTTCATAAAGGATGGGGAGTGGCTTTCAAGTCACTTGGCAATGAACTGTTGGTGATTGGATTCTCATCTTCCATTTCAAGTGGGAATGACAATGGCAAGGGGATGACAATCTACACTTGCAAACCGGAACCCGAGAGCAAGGAATTGCAATGGAGGTGCATTGAGGGATACAAAGACCGTCTTAACTTCTTTCTCCTAAACTGTTGTGTTATGGTAGCTTGA
- the LOC108484287 gene encoding LOW QUALITY PROTEIN: esterase (The sequence of the model RefSeq protein was modified relative to this genomic sequence to represent the inferred CDS: inserted 1 base in 1 codon), translating into MDPTRTIFIFLSVLLYGSTTGFSRVFSSESCPFPAIFNFGASNSDTGGFAAAFIQPKPPNGDTFLEXPSGRVCDGRLIVDFTAESLGLPFLSSYLNSLATNFSHGANFATVSSTIRLPTADVIPQGQASPFYLSLQYSQFAQFKNRSQIIRRQGEIYASLMPREETFAKALYTFDIGQNDLTQSLFLNMSIVQVIAAIPDIVNHFSDNIKNLYSLGARSFWVYNTRPIGCFPQILTSFPSAKKDSVGCAKPYNQLAQRFNAELKNALARLRIEFPLATIVYADLYSAIYSLYTHPTKNGFERPLVACCGYGGKYNYGRDATCGGTISVNGKNIMVGSCKDPLVRVSWDGVHFTEAANKFAFDLVSSGDFSNPPIPLKLACRPR; encoded by the exons ATGGATCCTACCAGGaccattttcatttttctttctgtTCTTTTATATGGTTCTACTACTGGTTTCAGTCGCGTTTTCTCTTCGGAAAGTTGTCCTTTTCCGGCGATTTTTAATTTTGGTGCCTCTAATTCCGATACTGGTGGCTTCGCTGCCGCCTTCATTCAACCTAAGCCTCCTAATGGAGACACCTTTTTGG TGCCGTCTGGAAGAGTATGTGATGGACGACTCATCGTTGATTTCACCG CTGAGAGTTTGGGTTTGCCATTCTTAAGCTCTTACTTGAATTCACTGGCAACCAATTTCTCACATGGTGCGAATTTTGCAACGGTGTCTTCCACCATAAGATTACCAACGGCTGATGTTATCCCCCAAGGCCAGGCGAGTCCATTCTACCTATCTTTACAATATTCACAATTTGCTCAGTTCAAAAATAGATCCCAAATTATTAGAAGACAAG GAGAAATATATGCAAGTCTAATGCCAAGGGAGGAAACTTTTGCCAAGGCATTATACACTTTCGACATCGGCCAAAATGATCTCACGCAAAGTCTCTTCCTTAACATGAGCATAGTGCAAGTTATCGCTGCCATCCCTGATATAGTCAACCACTTCTCAGACAATATCAAG AATCTATATAGTTTAGGAGCAAGGTCATTTTGGGTTTACAACACAAGGCCAATCGGTTGCTTTCCACAGATTCTAACTAGTTTTCCATCAGCTAAAAAGGACTCTGTCGGTTGTGCAAAGCCGTATAATCAATTAGCTCAACGTTTCAATGCTGAGTTGAAGAATGCATTGGCTCGACTTAGGATTGAGTTTCCTTTGGCTACAATTGTTTATGCAGACCTCTACTCTGCTATATACTCTTTATATACTCACCCGACCAAAAATG GATTTGAACGTCCTCTTGTTGCTTGTTGTGGTTATGGAGGGAAGTACAACTATGGCAGGGATGCAACATGTGGAGGAACAATTAGTGTTAATGGCAAAAACATTATGGTGGGATCATGTAAAGACCCATTAGTTCGAGTGAGTTGGGATGGAGTTCATTTCACTGAAGCTGCAAATAAGTTTGCTTTTGATCTTGTGTCATCTGGAGATTTCTCAAATCCACCTATTCCTTTGAAATTGGCATGCCGCCCTAGATAA